The Kordia sp. SMS9 DNA window AGAAAGTTTCCGATGGTCACAAAATGCTGTCGTTCTTCAAAAGTTGGCAACGCGTTGATGCTTTCTGTCGATGGTGCTTCCGTCATAAACGGAATGTATACTAAGAGCGAAGCATCTATTTTAAAATGAGCAATCAGTAGTTCGCGTTCTACTTCAGAAATGAGCAAAGAGATATCGCAGCGTAAAATACTGGCAATTTCTCGTTGTGCAAGGTTGTATCTTTTTAGTTGATCAATGTGAAATTCTTTGCCATCTTTTATGGCTTGATGTCGTGCTTTTCGCAGACTGTGCAGATCTTCTGTATCGAGAATTCGCAATGCATTTGGGCAATGTTCCGCCACGCGCCAACCGAATTGTTCTTCCATCATAAAACGATCAAACAGTACGATAGACGGCTGCAATTTTTTAATGAACTCGTCAAAACTACTATCATTAATCTGAATGGTTTTTGAAACGATTCCCATCTGACGTAAGTCATAACAAAATTCACCTTGTACAGCGGGACAGGCAAAAGTAACCTCCCAATTTTTGTCGCGAAATATTTGCAATAATTGCAACATCCGTGTACCTGCGGCAGATGAATTGGGTTCTGGCCATACATAGCCAATGACTATTACTTTTTGCATTATTCGTCAGCGTTTAACGTAGTTGGCGGACGGTATTTGTTGAAAGGAATTTTGAGCAGACTTTTTAAATTGGCATTTTCAGATGCTTCTGGATAGGTATCAACGCCGTACACCAAAGTTTCAGGATCTTTGGTGGCAAAGGTTCTAAAGATATGATCCCAAATAGAAAAAATGTTTCCGTAATTGGTATCCGTATATGGCAATACATGATGATGATGTACTTTGTGCATATTTGGTGAAACGATGATATAACTAATCCATTTATCAAGCTTTTTCGGAATGTGGATATTGGCATGATTGAACTGTGACAAAACGACCGACATCGACTGATACAACATGATAATTGCGACAGGTGCACCGACAATGAATACGCCTATTAAGGTAAACACAAAACGAATGACACTTTCGCCAGGATGATGCCTGTTTGCTGTAGTCGTATCTACATGTGTATCCGTGTGATGTACTAAGTGAAAACGCCACAATATTGGCACTCTGTGTTCTACATAATGTGCCAACCATGCGCCAAAAAAGTCTAGCAAAGCCACCCCAATTAAGACATACCACCAAGCGGATAAGGTGGGGAATTGCAGATCAATCCATTGTAAAATACCAAATTGATTCGCAACTGTCCAATCGGACGTTTTTAATAATAAAAACGCCAACACAAAGTTGATGGCAATGGTTGTTAAGGTGAAAAAGATATTGATTCCAGCATGAGTTACTTTTTTATAGTTGAATCGAAATAGCGGAATAATGTATTCTATCAACCAAAAAAAGGCAATTCCACCTACTAAAATTAGGCTTCTATGCGATGAGGGAATGTTGTCAAAATATGCTAAAATAGGTTCCAAAATAGTATACGGTTTCGTAGGTTTTTGTGTGTTTATAAAGATACGATTTTCTGAAAATTATACCAATTTACATTTAAAATGGTGTTTTGGATACGAAGTTACTTTGCCAGTATAGGATGCTGTGAATGATTTGCATAGTCGTAGCTACGGAAAGTATTCGCAAAGAACTAGACTGCCAAATGAACGAGTTTATAAACATCATTTTATGTGTACATTGGTATTAGTCCAAACTAACGTTTTCCTTTCGTTTCTATGACTCTTTTTAACTTTTCAACGATGTTATACGTTGCGGGACATATAGAAATATTGTTCATGGTAATTTCAGAAATTTTGTGGAATTTCTTCCGATTGGTATGCGGATATTCGCGACAAGCTTTTGGGCGCACATCGTAAATCATACATTCATTGTCGGCACCTAAAAAGTGACACGGCGCACTTTGCAACACATAATGATTGTCTTCATCAAAGAATAAAAATTGGCTGATGAATTGGTGTTCTTTCATGCGAAAATGCTTTGAAATTCGAGCAATATCAGCATTTGTAAATATTGGACTTGTGGTTTTACAGCAATTGCCGCAGGTAAGACAGTCCGTTGTGGCAAACTCTTCCTCGTGCAATTCCTGCATGATATAATCGAGATTTTTAGGTGTTTTCTTTTTTAATTTTTGAAAGAATTTTTGATTCTCTTTCTCAACTTCCTTTGCCTTTTTTGGCAATCCATCAATAATATCCTGCATGTGAGTTTGTCTTAAAAAGCAAAAATATCGAATATTTTTCGGATTTGTTGGGTAACAAAGTGAACAATATGATACTTCTTACTATACATGAAACAGTAACTGTGTTTTTTACACATAAAAAAAGTAAAAGCTAACATCTTAAAATTGGGGAATTTTAGGGTTTTTATTGTTAATTATTTAGGTTATAGTTAACACGTAAGCAACGACAAATACCGTTAGTTAGGAGTCGTTGCTTTTTTTATGCACTTTCGTGAAGTATTTTAGCCGAAACTCACAAAACATTAAAATCTTACTTATCGTATAAAAGTTCAATTACTTCCTGTACTTTTGTGACTTATTGAAGCATTGATGAAAGATTTATTCGGAAAAGCAATTTTAGATTATCAGCAAGGAAATTATACCGAAGATATTGTGACCGCGACTTCTATTTCGGAAGAAGATTCGTTGCCACTTCCCTATTTATTTCGTTCGTACGATGAGATGCCTCTGTTGGAACAAACGGCTTTGCAATTGGCGAAAGGAAACGTATTGGATGTAGGTTGCGGCGCGGGAAGTCACAGTCTGTATTTGCAGAACGAACGCAATTTGAAAGTGACGGCAATTGATGTTTCTGAAGCTGCGATTGAAGCTTGTAAATTACGAGGTGTTCAACATGCTGAAACAGCAGACATCCTCAGTTTTGAAGGCAAATTTGACACGATTCTTTTATTGATGAATGGCGCAGGAATGTGTGGAAAACTCAACAAAATTTCGCCATTTTTACACCATTTAAAAAGCTTGCTCACAGACGGCGGGCAAATTTTAGTTGATTCATCCGATATCATTTATATGTTTGATGAAGACGAAGATGGCGGCAAGTGGATTTCTTCTGAAACAGATTATTATGGCGAATTATTATATTACGTAAGTTACAAAGGCGAACAAGAAACTCCTTTTCATTGGTTATATATTGATTACAACACTTTACAAAATGCAGCACATGCTTGTGGTTTGCAATGCGAGTTAATTTTAGAAGGCGAACATTATGATTATTTGGCGAAGCTGAGTGTTTGATGTACAAATTTAAAAATGTAACAATTCATTAATGTAGCAATTTGACAATTGGTTTCATACAACAAACAGTATTTATTGAGTAGCAGATTACCACGAATTTTTATAAAATTCTCCAAAGACGTTTCAAGTTGTACGCGAGATTACAAATCTCGCTTGAGCGGGAAGCCTTCAATTCAAACTATAGCCTTTAGCTGCCAATTTGTTGATGACACTTTTGTAGAGTTCACCACTCCATTGCTGGGAAATTTCACCTTCAATCTTTGCCAAACCTTCACGACTGTCAATCATTTTCAATCCTGTATCTGAGTTGTAAAAATTCACAATTTGTTGTCGCTGCGTATCGGTCAGTTTTGTTTTATCAGCTAACATTTGTTTGACGGCGTCAGATTCATAAAAGGCAGTCATGTTTTTAATATCATTCAGCGTAAAATAAGCTTTGTATGCTGAAACTAAAATA harbors:
- a CDS encoding YkgJ family cysteine cluster protein; translated protein: MQDIIDGLPKKAKEVEKENQKFFQKLKKKTPKNLDYIMQELHEEEFATTDCLTCGNCCKTTSPIFTNADIARISKHFRMKEHQFISQFLFFDEDNHYVLQSAPCHFLGADNECMIYDVRPKACREYPHTNRKKFHKISEITMNNISICPATYNIVEKLKRVIETKGKR
- a CDS encoding sterol desaturase family protein, which translates into the protein MEPILAYFDNIPSSHRSLILVGGIAFFWLIEYIIPLFRFNYKKVTHAGINIFFTLTTIAINFVLAFLLLKTSDWTVANQFGILQWIDLQFPTLSAWWYVLIGVALLDFFGAWLAHYVEHRVPILWRFHLVHHTDTHVDTTTANRHHPGESVIRFVFTLIGVFIVGAPVAIIMLYQSMSVVLSQFNHANIHIPKKLDKWISYIIVSPNMHKVHHHHVLPYTDTNYGNIFSIWDHIFRTFATKDPETLVYGVDTYPEASENANLKSLLKIPFNKYRPPTTLNADE
- a CDS encoding glycosyltransferase family 4 protein, whose translation is MQKVIVIGYVWPEPNSSAAGTRMLQLLQIFRDKNWEVTFACPAVQGEFCYDLRQMGIVSKTIQINDSSFDEFIKKLQPSIVLFDRFMMEEQFGWRVAEHCPNALRILDTEDLHSLRKARHQAIKDGKEFHIDQLKRYNLAQREIASILRCDISLLISEVERELLIAHFKIDASLLVYIPFMTEAPSTESINALPTFEERQHFVTIGNFLHAPNRDVVMYLKKEVWPILRKKLPKAEMHVYGSYAKEHNLQLNQPKEKFFVKGRAESAAEVISNARILLAPLRFGAGLKGKFIDGMQNGTPCVTSSIGAEGMHGNLPWNGIVSDDLETLVAETVALYTNKDRWQQAQQHGFEILSTRYQKEHFQQQLLQKIETTQNNLSAHRTQNFFGSLLQLHNTQSTKYMSMWIEAKNRN
- a CDS encoding bifunctional 2-polyprenyl-6-hydroxyphenol methylase/3-demethylubiquinol 3-O-methyltransferase UbiG; translated protein: MKDLFGKAILDYQQGNYTEDIVTATSISEEDSLPLPYLFRSYDEMPLLEQTALQLAKGNVLDVGCGAGSHSLYLQNERNLKVTAIDVSEAAIEACKLRGVQHAETADILSFEGKFDTILLLMNGAGMCGKLNKISPFLHHLKSLLTDGGQILVDSSDIIYMFDEDEDGGKWISSETDYYGELLYYVSYKGEQETPFHWLYIDYNTLQNAAHACGLQCELILEGEHYDYLAKLSV
- a CDS encoding DUF2059 domain-containing protein, which gives rise to MKKIMTAAFLFVGIHMAFAQNDPYIESVKKYLTINGTQQQYEGAIDGMFEMLKKRFKDYTISEAIWTELESEKQKHVEEVKSILVSAYKAYFTLNDIKNMTAFYESDAVKQMLADKTKLTDTQRQQIVNFYNSDTGLKMIDSREGLAKIEGEISQQWSGELYKSVINKLAAKGYSLN